The Methanobacterium sp. Maddingley MBC34 genome has a window encoding:
- a CDS encoding putative permease (PFAM: Domain of unknown function DUF20), which produces MIYKIKGTLTSALFVVAVLLVLSLVVLTPMLSMIVLAAVFAYVVRPIARKLLPVLRFQSLAILVAMAVVILPLILLVIYCIDSLINSAPSLITAAKASNIGNLTTASIQSSPQFTQYFPASLYPYLGSASGMVETVISDILRGVASYLVDVVQSLPNLALELFVFFTATFYIARDGNRIWAYVDMAIPIERKGFFKNLIKETDNVLKSIFYGHFLTAMIVGTISGIGFYILGYPYALFLGILTGFTQVIPFIGHWPTYTVLALYDLFTGNYLRMVLVILLSIGLSVLDMYIRPQISGRYADIHPMIFLLGFICGPLLMGLVGFIIGPLVLGVAYAALLAYKESRDTMILEKKGKDSP; this is translated from the coding sequence ATGATTTATAAAATAAAGGGAACACTCACTTCTGCATTATTTGTGGTGGCAGTGCTTTTGGTCCTTTCTTTAGTGGTTCTAACGCCAATGCTGAGTATGATCGTACTGGCAGCAGTTTTTGCATATGTAGTCCGTCCCATTGCCCGGAAACTGCTACCAGTCCTGCGATTCCAGTCTCTGGCAATACTGGTGGCCATGGCAGTGGTGATACTACCATTAATCCTCCTAGTGATTTACTGCATAGATTCCCTGATAAACTCTGCCCCCTCTCTTATAACTGCTGCAAAGGCAAGTAACATTGGAAATTTAACCACAGCCTCCATCCAGAGTTCACCTCAGTTCACCCAGTACTTCCCTGCCAGCTTGTATCCCTACCTTGGATCCGCATCAGGAATGGTGGAAACAGTCATATCTGACATATTACGGGGTGTTGCATCTTACCTGGTTGATGTGGTGCAGTCACTCCCTAACCTTGCCCTGGAACTTTTTGTTTTCTTTACAGCAACATTCTACATAGCCCGAGATGGTAATCGAATATGGGCCTATGTTGATATGGCCATACCCATTGAGAGGAAGGGATTTTTCAAGAATCTCATCAAAGAAACTGACAACGTCCTGAAGAGCATCTTTTACGGACACTTCCTCACAGCCATGATTGTGGGAACCATCTCCGGAATAGGGTTTTACATCCTTGGATATCCATATGCACTCTTTTTAGGGATTTTAACTGGATTCACCCAGGTGATACCATTTATTGGGCACTGGCCCACCTACACAGTACTGGCACTTTACGACCTTTTCACAGGGAATTACCTGCGCATGGTGCTGGTTATCCTGTTAAGCATTGGATTAAGTGTGCTGGATATGTACATACGTCCCCAAATATCTGGTAGATATGCAGATATACATCCTATGATCTTCCTTTTAGGATTCATCTGCGGACCACTTCTCATGGGTCTGGTGGGATTCATCATTGGCCCATTGGTTCTGGGAGTGGCTTATGCAGCACTCCTGGCATACAAAGAATCTCGAGATACAATGATCCTGGAAAAGAAGGGTAAGGATTCACCTTAA